A single region of the Malus sylvestris chromosome 8, drMalSylv7.2, whole genome shotgun sequence genome encodes:
- the LOC126632323 gene encoding uncharacterized protein LOC126632323 isoform X2: MTLEDFFTLTEMKDGLTAPSRVQELVTVMQSEKDSVVNNIGDATRQWAAVASTIAATENKDCLDLFIQLDGLMFVDRWLKDAQNLGKDTNENFVEESITSLLRALEKLHKHNKRSLSSGIWSTVKSLLSYKSSTVQDQARLLFDSWKEDGNAVDVDVENAGVLSDDGSSKSLEEDSKPSALNVTSEVGDHRENHSSGHNPDEVLPLRTSVDLQPESADALPIQPCNKESPPTHKHLDSAYIKDGSLDTLASAVVLNPIQENPIKDESSICSVGGITSVGTSIFPLAKPNSVDEHSDGPKLNESKNENQDHKVNGSPRKLGVTDISSGSGLLEPGTVYSGADSATSQDVATDSALQKNANQDDSCKKYTAFGSEGTTASDPKGVVDDTRAVNPCSTTVQEGECCSNTPQDSSGNGSISGKLEDLETSSKMAVDEDKEHSSDEDEELTIPNEYPKLAIDAKSPAQVSPNEAPTEQSHSAEPNPEREDHIDSSENLGTTPHSHSAEANHDMESSQVTEAAQEPEVYPEKGLCSFDLNQEVCSDEMDRPVNPVSTPIPVSRPVAAAGLPGAPLQFEGAIGWIGSAANSAFRRASPRRPSDGYKNLSTGATSDSSKQRQNCLDIDLNVAEGGDDLGKQILVSSGLPSGESSVEMSQNRSGRPHLDLNRIDDDGDALPLDSRVEGQFLFNRVGRRSPSPASSSSSMQPSMRNFDLNDRPYFHIDSVDHGPGKSSQNANAYGWPIQDASVISIMGTRVEINRKEASQNLSLANGKAIEAATEATMARTGSFLDMGSTVSYSHPPVFAYNGLATGPTLSFSSAMYGHGGTIPYMVDSRGATVVPQIMASPSAVPPQFSQSPFIMNLTGVQPGLNGVINGAGPSRPSFDLNSGGFMVEGGNRDSVGLRQLFIHGPGRSMEDHFRNNSQPPSSSTVGGKRKEPDSGWEPYPFSYRQQQQQQQQQPPPPWR; the protein is encoded by the exons ATGACTCTCGAAGATTTCTTTACCTTAACTGAGATGAAAGATGGGCTCACAGCCCCATCGCGAGTTCAGGAGCTGGTCACCGTAATGCAGAGTGAGAAAGATTCTGTCGTGAATAATATTGGCGATGCGACCCGGCAGTGGGCTGCTGTTGCAAGCACAATTGCTGCCACGGAGAATAAGGACTGTCTTGATCTTTTTATTCAATTAGATGGACTCATGTTTGTTGATAGATGGCTAAAAGATGCCCAAAACTTAGGTAAAGATACAAATGAGAACTTTGTAGAAGAGTCAATAACTTCTCTGTTACGAGCACTTGAAAAGCTGCATAAACACAATAAGAGGTCATTATCTTCAGGGATCTGGAGTACTGTGAAGAGTCTTCTTAGCTACAAAAGCTCCACGGTTCAGGATCAAGCGAGACTGCTGTTTGATAGCTGGAAGGAGGATGGTAATGCAGTTGACGTTGATGTTGAGAATGCTGGGGTTCTCTCAGATGATGGGAGTTCTAAGAGTTTGGAAGAAGATTCTAAGCCATCTGCTTTAAATGTTACTTCAGAAGTAGGTGATCACAGAGAAAATCATTCATCAGGACATAACCCAGATGAAGTATTGCCATTAAGGACTTCGGTTGATCTTCAACCAGAAAGTGCTGATGCTTTACCAATACAACCTTGTAACAAAGAGTCTCCCCCAACCCACAAACATTTAGACAGCGCTTACATCAAAGATGGATCTCTGGATACTTTGGCCTCTGCTGTTGTGTTGAACCCTATTCAAGAAAATCCTATAAAAGATGAATCCTCTATATGTTCTGTGGGAGGGATTACATCAGTTGGAACTTCTATTTTTCCGTTAGCAAAGCCGAACAGTGTTGATGAACATTCAGATGGTCCAAAATTGAATGagtcaaaaaatgaaaatcaggACCACAAAGTCAACGGTTCCCCTAGGAAGTTGGGTGTGACAGACATCTCTTCAGGGTCTGGTTTGTTGGAACCTGGGACTGTTTATTCAGGTGCTGATAGTGCTACTTCCCAGGATGTGGCAACTGATTCTGCTTTGCAAAAAAATGCCAATCAGGATGATTCTTGTAAAAAATATACTGCTTTTGGCAGTGAAGGGACAACTGCATCTGATCCAAAGGGTGTGGTGGATGATACAAGAGCTGTCAATCCTTGCAGTACTACAGTTCAAGAGGGTGAATGCTGTTCAAACACACCGCAAGACTCGTCTGGGAATGGTAGTATTtcaggaaaacttgaagatttggagacttCTTCCAAGATGGCTGTTGATGAAGATAAGGAGCATTCAAGCGATGAAGATGAGGAATTGACAATTCCTAATGAGTATCCTAAACTAGCAATTGATGCCAAAAGTC CTGCTCAGGTTTCACCAAATGAGGCGCCAACTGAACAAAGTCATTCTGCAGAGCCAAATCCTGAGAGGGAGGACCACATAGATAGTTCAGAAAATCTGGGCACTACTCCACATAGTCATTCGGCAGAGGCAAATCATGATATGGAGTCCTCTCAGGTGACTGAAGCAGCTCAAGAACCAGAAGTTTACCCAGAAAAGGGTCTTTGTAGTTTTGATCTAAATCAAGAAGTGTGCTCCGATGAAATGGACCGCCCAGTAAATCCCGTCTCTACGCCAATTCCTGTTTCAAGACCAGTAGCAGCTGCTGGCTTACCTGGAGCACCTTTGCAATTTGAAGGGGCTATTGGGTGGATAGGATCTGCTGCAAATAGTGCTTTTCGCCGGGCATCTCCTCGCAGACCCTCAGATGGTTATAAGAATCTTTCTACAGGGGCCACCAGTGATAGCTCAAAGCAGAGGCAAAATTGCCTTGACATTGATCTGAATGTGGCTGAGGGTGGTGATGATTTAGGAAAACAAATTCTAGTGTCATCTGGCCTTCCTTCTGGGGAATCTTCAGTGGAAATGAGTCAGAATAGATCAGGGAGGCCCCATTTGGATCTGAATCGTAttgatgatgatggtgatgcCTTACCATTGGATTCAAGGGTGGAAGGACAGTTCTTGTTCAACCGGGTTGGCCGTCGCAGCCCATCTCCtgcttcatcatcttcatcaatgCAGCCTTCTATGAGGAATTTTGATTTGAATGACAGGCCATATTTTCATATTGATTCTGTAGATCATGGGCCGGGTAAGTCTTCTCAAAACGCAAATGCATATGGATGGCCTATACAGGATGCTTCAGTTATTTCTATCATGGGTACCAGAGTCGAGATAAACAGAAAAGAAGCTTCTCAAAATCTGTCCCTGGCAAACGGCAAGGCTATTGAGGCCGCAACAGAAGCTACCATGGCAAGAACTGGAAGCTTTTTGGACATGGGTTCAACAGTCTCTTACTCTCATCCTCCTGTTTTCGCCTACAATGGATTGGCAACTGGACCCACCTTGTCGTTCTCCTCAGCCATGTATGGACATGGTGGCACAATCCCCTACATGGTGGATTCCAGAGGAGCCACGGTTGTACCTCAAATTATGGCCTCTCCGTCAGCTGTTCCTCCACAGTTCTCCCAGTCACCATTCATCATGAATTTGACTGGTGTGCAGCCAGGTCTAAATGGTGTAATAAATGGTGCTGGGCCATCGCGCCCCAGTTTTGATCTGAACTCCGGCGGCTTCATGGTTGAGGGAGGCAATAGGGACTCGGTGGGCCTGAGGCAGCTTTTCATTCACGGTCCGGGAAGGTCTATGGAGGATCATTTCAGGAATAACTCACAACCCCCTTCAAGTTCTACGGTTGGTGGGAAAAGGAAGGAACCAGACAGCGGCTGGGAACCATACCCGTTCAGCTACagacagcagcagcagcagcagcagcagcaaccacCGCCGCCATGGAGATAG
- the LOC126632323 gene encoding uncharacterized protein LOC126632323 isoform X1 has product MTLEDFFTLTEMKDGLTAPSRVQELVTVMQSEKDSVVNNIGDATRQWAAVASTIAATENKDCLDLFIQLDGLMFVDRWLKDAQNLGKDTNENFVEESITSLLRALEKLHKHNKRSLSSGIWSTVKSLLSYKSSTVQDQARLLFDSWKEDGNAVDVDVENAGVLSDDGSSKSLEEDSKPSALNVTSEVGDHRENHSSGHNPDEVLPLRTSVDLQPESADALPIQPCNKESPPTHKHLDSAYIKDGSLDTLASAVVLNPIQENPIKDESSICSVGGITSVGTSIFPLAKPNSVDEHSDGPKLNESKNENQDHKVNGSPRKLGVTDISSGSGLLEPGTVYSGADSATSQDVATDSALQKNANQDDSCKKYTAFGSEGTTASDPKGVVDDTRAVNPCSTTVQEGECCSNTPQDSSGNGSISGKLEDLETSSKMAVDEDKEHSSDEDEELTIPNEYPKLAIDAKSPDTIDKRRSDIELEYGMVDALEVARRVAQEYEREEPDCSSSSEKTSEGGLRQVNSLESINAEQDLPAQVSPNEAPTEQSHSAEPNPEREDHIDSSENLGTTPHSHSAEANHDMESSQVTEAAQEPEVYPEKGLCSFDLNQEVCSDEMDRPVNPVSTPIPVSRPVAAAGLPGAPLQFEGAIGWIGSAANSAFRRASPRRPSDGYKNLSTGATSDSSKQRQNCLDIDLNVAEGGDDLGKQILVSSGLPSGESSVEMSQNRSGRPHLDLNRIDDDGDALPLDSRVEGQFLFNRVGRRSPSPASSSSSMQPSMRNFDLNDRPYFHIDSVDHGPGKSSQNANAYGWPIQDASVISIMGTRVEINRKEASQNLSLANGKAIEAATEATMARTGSFLDMGSTVSYSHPPVFAYNGLATGPTLSFSSAMYGHGGTIPYMVDSRGATVVPQIMASPSAVPPQFSQSPFIMNLTGVQPGLNGVINGAGPSRPSFDLNSGGFMVEGGNRDSVGLRQLFIHGPGRSMEDHFRNNSQPPSSSTVGGKRKEPDSGWEPYPFSYRQQQQQQQQQPPPPWR; this is encoded by the coding sequence ATGACTCTCGAAGATTTCTTTACCTTAACTGAGATGAAAGATGGGCTCACAGCCCCATCGCGAGTTCAGGAGCTGGTCACCGTAATGCAGAGTGAGAAAGATTCTGTCGTGAATAATATTGGCGATGCGACCCGGCAGTGGGCTGCTGTTGCAAGCACAATTGCTGCCACGGAGAATAAGGACTGTCTTGATCTTTTTATTCAATTAGATGGACTCATGTTTGTTGATAGATGGCTAAAAGATGCCCAAAACTTAGGTAAAGATACAAATGAGAACTTTGTAGAAGAGTCAATAACTTCTCTGTTACGAGCACTTGAAAAGCTGCATAAACACAATAAGAGGTCATTATCTTCAGGGATCTGGAGTACTGTGAAGAGTCTTCTTAGCTACAAAAGCTCCACGGTTCAGGATCAAGCGAGACTGCTGTTTGATAGCTGGAAGGAGGATGGTAATGCAGTTGACGTTGATGTTGAGAATGCTGGGGTTCTCTCAGATGATGGGAGTTCTAAGAGTTTGGAAGAAGATTCTAAGCCATCTGCTTTAAATGTTACTTCAGAAGTAGGTGATCACAGAGAAAATCATTCATCAGGACATAACCCAGATGAAGTATTGCCATTAAGGACTTCGGTTGATCTTCAACCAGAAAGTGCTGATGCTTTACCAATACAACCTTGTAACAAAGAGTCTCCCCCAACCCACAAACATTTAGACAGCGCTTACATCAAAGATGGATCTCTGGATACTTTGGCCTCTGCTGTTGTGTTGAACCCTATTCAAGAAAATCCTATAAAAGATGAATCCTCTATATGTTCTGTGGGAGGGATTACATCAGTTGGAACTTCTATTTTTCCGTTAGCAAAGCCGAACAGTGTTGATGAACATTCAGATGGTCCAAAATTGAATGagtcaaaaaatgaaaatcaggACCACAAAGTCAACGGTTCCCCTAGGAAGTTGGGTGTGACAGACATCTCTTCAGGGTCTGGTTTGTTGGAACCTGGGACTGTTTATTCAGGTGCTGATAGTGCTACTTCCCAGGATGTGGCAACTGATTCTGCTTTGCAAAAAAATGCCAATCAGGATGATTCTTGTAAAAAATATACTGCTTTTGGCAGTGAAGGGACAACTGCATCTGATCCAAAGGGTGTGGTGGATGATACAAGAGCTGTCAATCCTTGCAGTACTACAGTTCAAGAGGGTGAATGCTGTTCAAACACACCGCAAGACTCGTCTGGGAATGGTAGTATTtcaggaaaacttgaagatttggagacttCTTCCAAGATGGCTGTTGATGAAGATAAGGAGCATTCAAGCGATGAAGATGAGGAATTGACAATTCCTAATGAGTATCCTAAACTAGCAATTGATGCCAAAAGTCCTGACACAATTGATAAAAGAAGGTCAGATATTGAACTTGAGTATGGGATGGTTGACGCTCTAGAAGTTGCTCGACGGGTAGCCCAAGAATATGAAAGAGAAGAACCGGACTGCAGTTCATCTTCGGAGAAAACTTCAGAAGGTGGACTCAGACAGGTCAATAGCCTAGAATCTATAAATGCAGAACAGGACTTACCTGCTCAGGTTTCACCAAATGAGGCGCCAACTGAACAAAGTCATTCTGCAGAGCCAAATCCTGAGAGGGAGGACCACATAGATAGTTCAGAAAATCTGGGCACTACTCCACATAGTCATTCGGCAGAGGCAAATCATGATATGGAGTCCTCTCAGGTGACTGAAGCAGCTCAAGAACCAGAAGTTTACCCAGAAAAGGGTCTTTGTAGTTTTGATCTAAATCAAGAAGTGTGCTCCGATGAAATGGACCGCCCAGTAAATCCCGTCTCTACGCCAATTCCTGTTTCAAGACCAGTAGCAGCTGCTGGCTTACCTGGAGCACCTTTGCAATTTGAAGGGGCTATTGGGTGGATAGGATCTGCTGCAAATAGTGCTTTTCGCCGGGCATCTCCTCGCAGACCCTCAGATGGTTATAAGAATCTTTCTACAGGGGCCACCAGTGATAGCTCAAAGCAGAGGCAAAATTGCCTTGACATTGATCTGAATGTGGCTGAGGGTGGTGATGATTTAGGAAAACAAATTCTAGTGTCATCTGGCCTTCCTTCTGGGGAATCTTCAGTGGAAATGAGTCAGAATAGATCAGGGAGGCCCCATTTGGATCTGAATCGTAttgatgatgatggtgatgcCTTACCATTGGATTCAAGGGTGGAAGGACAGTTCTTGTTCAACCGGGTTGGCCGTCGCAGCCCATCTCCtgcttcatcatcttcatcaatgCAGCCTTCTATGAGGAATTTTGATTTGAATGACAGGCCATATTTTCATATTGATTCTGTAGATCATGGGCCGGGTAAGTCTTCTCAAAACGCAAATGCATATGGATGGCCTATACAGGATGCTTCAGTTATTTCTATCATGGGTACCAGAGTCGAGATAAACAGAAAAGAAGCTTCTCAAAATCTGTCCCTGGCAAACGGCAAGGCTATTGAGGCCGCAACAGAAGCTACCATGGCAAGAACTGGAAGCTTTTTGGACATGGGTTCAACAGTCTCTTACTCTCATCCTCCTGTTTTCGCCTACAATGGATTGGCAACTGGACCCACCTTGTCGTTCTCCTCAGCCATGTATGGACATGGTGGCACAATCCCCTACATGGTGGATTCCAGAGGAGCCACGGTTGTACCTCAAATTATGGCCTCTCCGTCAGCTGTTCCTCCACAGTTCTCCCAGTCACCATTCATCATGAATTTGACTGGTGTGCAGCCAGGTCTAAATGGTGTAATAAATGGTGCTGGGCCATCGCGCCCCAGTTTTGATCTGAACTCCGGCGGCTTCATGGTTGAGGGAGGCAATAGGGACTCGGTGGGCCTGAGGCAGCTTTTCATTCACGGTCCGGGAAGGTCTATGGAGGATCATTTCAGGAATAACTCACAACCCCCTTCAAGTTCTACGGTTGGTGGGAAAAGGAAGGAACCAGACAGCGGCTGGGAACCATACCCGTTCAGCTACagacagcagcagcagcagcagcagcagcaaccacCGCCGCCATGGAGATAG
- the LOC126632344 gene encoding E3 ubiquitin-protein ligase CIP8-like: MAETPSQTPPPPPRSASEAETETMEYWCYHCNKRVSIETVANLPDIVCHECKNGFVESIPAASYPQWDPPSRSSDQVDDPTFGSPFLQVLRLIAQAAREEDAPPPQPENPSLDDDFFRIEMEGWDNDEDEDDEDAHSVEFHNHDGEDNEEAGEEVEEEEEEEEEEDRSDNEDEENQEDQQERDEEDMRRHRRDVLRLHIREIATRASSGRNRILDWAEILMGLEDNSIEFRLEMPESDRYIGNPEDYVDAAGYEALLQTLAESDNAGRRGAPPAGKNAVSELPSVKIAAEDEAVVCAICKDMVNVGDMSKKLPCGHGYHGDCIVPWLSSRNTCPVCRFELPTDDPEYEEERKKRAVSVSAAGASSSGGDNSISH, encoded by the coding sequence ATGGCTGAAACTCCATCCCAgacgccgccgccgccgccgcgaTCTGCGTCTGAGGCCGAGACGGAGACGATGGAGTACTGGTGCTACCACTGCAACAAACGCGTCTCCATCGAAACCGTGGCGAATCTCCCTGACATCGTTTGCCACGAGTGCAAGAATGGTTTCGTCGAATCCATCCCGGCCGCGTCATATCCGCAGTGGGATCCTCCTTCCCGATCGTCCGATCAGGTCGATGACCCGACTTTCGGCTCTCCATTTCTCCAGGTGCTGAGGCTAATCGCTCAGGCGGCGCGTGAGGAGGATGCGCCCCCGCCGCAGCCTGAAAACCCCTCGCTTGATGACGATTTCTTTAGGATTGAGATGGAGGGGTGGGACAACGACGAGGACGAGGACGACGAAGATGCGCACAGTGTCGAGTTTCACAACCACGACGGCGAGGATAACGAAGAAGCTGGAGAGGAagtagaagaggaggaggaggaggaagaagaagaagatagatCGGATAACGAGGATGAAGAGAATCAGGAAGATCAGCAAGAGAGAGATGAAGAAGACATGCGACGACATCGTCGAGACGTGCTTCGTCTCCACATCCGAGAGATTGCAACCCGAGCGAGCAGCGGGAGGAACCGGATTCTGGATTGGGCCGAGATCTTGATGGGGCTGGAGGACAATTCGATCGAATTCCGGCTCGAAATGCCCGAATCGGACCGGTACATCGGCAATCCCGAGGATTACGTGGACGCAGCCGGCTATGAGGCTTTGCTGCAGACCTTGGCTGAGAGCGATAATGCTGGAAGGAGAGGGGCTCCACCGGCGGGGAAGAATGCTGTGTCGGAGTTACCATCGGTCAAGATTGCGGCAGAGGATGAGGCCGTGGTGTGCGCCATATGCAAGGACATGGTGAATGTTGGTGACATGTCGAAGAAGCTGCCGTGTGGGCATGGTTACCACGGCGATTGCATCGTTCCTTGGCTGAGTTCCAGAAATACTTGCCCGGTTTGCCGGTTCGAGCTGCCAACCGATGATCCGGAATACGAGGAGGAGAGGAAGAAGCGAGCTGTGTCTGTTAGCGCGGCTGGAGCTTCCAGTTCTGGCGGAGATAATTCAATCTCTCATTGA
- the LOC126632401 gene encoding uncharacterized protein LOC126632401, with translation MAVSDAVVRNLTTIYVAVIVAIKAYGLVFGQSFGGAFVLILSTSVVCLILFLTLAWDVSRKATYAVSRDDNPPPVAHETCKGGICWHGVRVRSSASDVRFRLPQQIGYGGSS, from the coding sequence ATGGCGGTTTCTGACGCGGTGGTTAGGAACTTGACGACGATTTACGTGGCGGTCATCGTCGCCATCAAGGCGTACGGGTTGGTGTTTGGGCAGAGCTTCGGTGGTGCCTTTGTGTTAATCCTCTCCACCTCCGTGGTGTGCCTTATCCTGTTCCTGACTCTGGCGTGGGACGTCTCCCGTAAAGCCACGTACGCAGTTTCGCGCGACGACAATCCTCCTCCCGTTGCTCATGAGACGTGCAAGGGTGGTATTTGCTGGCACGGCGTGCGCGTCCGATCGTCGGCTTCGGACGTCCGGTTTAGGCTCCCGCAACAAATCGGCTATGGAGGCTCTTCGTAA